A region of Reichenbachiella carrageenanivorans DNA encodes the following proteins:
- a CDS encoding complex I subunit 4 family protein produces the protein MDHLLSWLVFIPLIAVAVMLAIPQSKAHLYKWVALVALSVVTVLSVVLVCSFDSKVTGYGAQSMQFVQQLDWIQLNLGSFGSLLIQYHIGVDGLSLALVLLSAIVLFIGVISSWNITKNLQGYFMLYMVLSTSVIGCFVALDFFLFYLFFEFMLLPMYFLIGIWGGKRRAYASIKFFIYTLVGSLLILMVMIGLSLSVVQNPESSVHVFDIMKMMNPDNFLSGSLLAIDFDGRLMGLTYRAWAFILLIIGFAIKLPAVPVHTWLPDAHVEAPTPISVVLAGILLKIGGYGFYRIGYTIFPDGAIEYGWWIGLIGVVAIVYAAFVAMAQSDLKRLIAYSSVSHMGFVMLGMASLTVEGNAGALFQMFSHGIISALLFLMAGVLYDRTGDRMIANYSGLASKMPWYSVAVIISFFAALGLPGFSGFIAEFLVLIGAFDGAVNGSIVATFMPILGLLGLVLGAAYFLWTIQRMFFGKFWVRDESWQLPDLTTREWIMIVPLVIMALVFGIFPGLLLDLANETVMGFVDYVHIQGSQNLELINAIVR, from the coding sequence ATGGATCATTTACTTTCTTGGTTGGTCTTTATTCCGCTCATCGCTGTGGCGGTGATGCTGGCCATTCCGCAGTCAAAGGCTCATTTATACAAATGGGTGGCACTCGTGGCACTCAGTGTAGTGACTGTACTATCCGTAGTTTTGGTCTGTTCATTCGATTCGAAAGTGACGGGCTATGGCGCACAAAGCATGCAGTTTGTACAGCAGCTAGACTGGATTCAGCTCAATTTGGGCTCGTTTGGGAGTTTGCTTATACAATATCACATCGGTGTAGACGGATTGAGCTTGGCGCTTGTGTTGCTGTCTGCCATTGTCCTTTTCATAGGGGTCATTTCTTCATGGAATATTACCAAAAACTTACAGGGCTACTTCATGCTTTACATGGTGCTGAGCACGAGTGTAATAGGCTGTTTTGTGGCGCTAGATTTTTTCTTGTTCTACTTATTTTTCGAGTTTATGCTTTTGCCCATGTACTTCCTGATTGGAATATGGGGCGGCAAGCGAAGAGCATATGCATCAATCAAGTTTTTCATATACACATTAGTGGGTTCTTTACTGATCTTGATGGTGATGATTGGGTTGAGTCTGTCTGTTGTACAAAATCCAGAGTCAAGTGTTCATGTATTTGATATTATGAAAATGATGAATCCAGATAACTTCCTTTCAGGTTCATTGCTTGCGATTGATTTCGACGGACGGTTGATGGGGTTGACTTACCGTGCTTGGGCCTTTATATTGTTGATTATAGGTTTTGCTATCAAGCTTCCTGCAGTGCCTGTGCATACTTGGTTGCCCGATGCTCATGTGGAGGCACCTACGCCTATCTCTGTTGTGCTGGCTGGTATCTTGTTGAAAATTGGAGGTTATGGTTTTTACAGAATAGGTTATACCATCTTCCCTGATGGAGCCATTGAATATGGTTGGTGGATTGGATTAATAGGTGTGGTAGCCATTGTATATGCGGCTTTTGTAGCCATGGCTCAGTCGGATTTAAAAAGATTAATTGCCTACTCCTCTGTTTCTCACATGGGATTTGTGATGCTGGGCATGGCTTCGCTGACCGTGGAGGGAAATGCTGGCGCATTGTTTCAGATGTTTAGCCACGGCATCATATCTGCTTTGTTGTTTTTGATGGCTGGTGTATTGTATGACCGTACAGGCGATCGGATGATCGCTAATTATAGCGGGCTAGCGTCCAAAATGCCTTGGTATTCGGTAGCAGTTATTATTTCATTCTTTGCCGCTCTAGGCTTGCCAGGCTTCTCGGGATTTATCGCAGAGTTTTTAGTCCTGATTGGTGCTTTCGATGGCGCTGTTAATGGTTCGATCGTAGCTACTTTTATGCCGATACTGGGTCTGCTAGGACTGGTGTTGGGAGCTGCCTATTTCCTCTGGACGATCCAGCGCATGTTTTTTGGAAAATTTTGGGTAAGAGACGAGAGCTGGCAGTTGCCAGACCTGACCACGCGAGAATGGATTATGATTGTGCCACTAGTGATCATGGCACTGGTTTTTGGGATCTTTCCGGGCTTGCTATTAGACCTAGCCAACGAGACTGTGATGGGGTTTGTAGATTATGTACATATCCAAGGCAGTCAAAATCTTGAACTTATAAATGCCATTGTACGATGA
- a CDS encoding NADH-quinone oxidoreductase subunit 5 family protein translates to MGNSWLYIILFAPLLSALVSYFLLKKWAGQVLVVFSALVLVAAVVAWFQLPAGAGVDWNWMDLGLHTLQVGLYYDALSGVMAIVVAIVALLVALFSIEYMKHDDAQPRYFALLGLFAFSMYGIVLSSNLLLTFIFWELVGFSSYMLIGFWFEKAAPPISSFKAFLMNKVGDVGFLLGIFVLYAFFKTLNIQELIGYDPVNSGMPTGFLIAMGIGLFLAAVGKSAQFPLQTWLPDAMTGPTPVSALIHAATMVAAGVYLMVRVFPLLAPEVLTVIGVIGGITAFMGAFAAFAQNDIKKILAFSTVSQLGYMIMAIGAGFPVAAFIHLTTHAFFKAGLFLCSGSIIHYYHETRHETGFDPQDIRNMGGLKSVLPMTFLVFTLCLLSLAGLPMFSGFLSKEMILNGLTAASHLPAFVMVFGFASVFMTAAYMARLYFKVFFNSDTTTSEPYAEAVVVKVPLLILALLSIGFVFSANPFDPSSSWLVSALSTFSSGQVAGHSIVVPVLSVGLALAGLGFSYLYIEKRMFGGLVAGTKTLTYKLSNQNFFIDAFYDLAIVKGSKTLAQAAYWWDQKVVDRVVNLVAELQVVLAYLLAWFDRSIVDGCVKLATWLANFAGERTRHMQGGNVQNYLAWAVFGVLLIFYFFELMT, encoded by the coding sequence ATGGGAAATAGTTGGTTATATATCATTCTGTTTGCACCACTATTGAGTGCCTTGGTGTCTTATTTTTTGCTTAAAAAATGGGCAGGTCAGGTACTGGTGGTGTTTTCTGCTTTGGTATTGGTAGCGGCAGTAGTGGCTTGGTTTCAACTACCAGCTGGTGCTGGAGTAGACTGGAACTGGATGGATCTAGGGCTTCATACCTTGCAAGTTGGGCTGTATTATGATGCGCTGTCGGGAGTCATGGCGATCGTGGTGGCTATTGTGGCTCTGCTCGTGGCGCTGTTCTCTATCGAGTATATGAAGCATGACGATGCGCAGCCTCGTTATTTTGCCTTGCTAGGGCTTTTTGCCTTTTCTATGTATGGCATTGTACTATCGTCTAATTTGCTGTTGACTTTTATTTTCTGGGAGTTGGTAGGGTTTAGTTCCTATATGCTCATTGGTTTTTGGTTCGAAAAGGCCGCTCCGCCTATCTCTTCCTTCAAGGCTTTCTTGATGAATAAGGTGGGAGATGTGGGTTTTCTGCTTGGCATATTCGTGCTGTATGCTTTTTTCAAAACATTAAATATCCAAGAACTGATCGGCTATGATCCTGTAAATTCGGGGATGCCTACTGGCTTTTTGATTGCCATGGGTATTGGTCTGTTTCTTGCCGCGGTGGGCAAGTCAGCACAGTTTCCACTTCAGACTTGGTTGCCCGATGCCATGACTGGGCCTACGCCAGTTTCGGCACTCATACATGCGGCTACTATGGTGGCTGCTGGCGTGTATTTGATGGTGCGAGTTTTTCCGTTGCTGGCACCAGAGGTGCTGACAGTTATTGGTGTTATAGGAGGAATCACCGCTTTCATGGGTGCTTTTGCCGCTTTCGCGCAAAATGATATTAAGAAAATTTTGGCCTTTTCTACGGTCTCTCAGTTGGGATATATGATTATGGCTATTGGTGCGGGGTTTCCTGTGGCGGCCTTTATTCACCTGACTACACATGCGTTTTTCAAGGCGGGTTTGTTTCTCTGTTCGGGAAGCATTATTCATTATTATCATGAGACTAGGCACGAGACAGGTTTTGACCCGCAGGACATCCGGAATATGGGTGGGCTCAAAAGTGTGTTGCCTATGACTTTTTTGGTCTTTACACTTTGCTTGCTGTCATTGGCTGGGTTGCCCATGTTCTCAGGATTTCTGTCCAAAGAGATGATATTAAATGGTCTGACAGCCGCGAGTCACTTACCTGCTTTTGTGATGGTATTTGGATTTGCGTCGGTCTTTATGACTGCGGCCTACATGGCTCGCTTGTATTTCAAAGTATTCTTCAATAGCGATACGACGACTTCCGAGCCGTATGCAGAAGCGGTAGTAGTCAAAGTGCCTTTGCTCATATTGGCACTGTTGTCTATCGGCTTTGTATTTTCAGCCAATCCATTCGACCCAAGTAGTAGCTGGCTCGTATCGGCTTTGTCTACTTTCAGTAGTGGCCAGGTGGCAGGTCATTCGATTGTGGTGCCTGTGCTGTCTGTCGGATTGGCACTGGCGGGATTAGGATTTTCATACTTGTATATAGAAAAGAGAATGTTTGGAGGCTTAGTAGCTGGTACTAAAACATTGACATATAAGTTGTCTAATCAAAACTTTTTTATTGATGCTTTTTATGATTTAGCGATTGTGAAAGGCTCTAAAACATTGGCGCAAGCCGCCTACTGGTGGGATCAGAAAGTGGTAGATCGTGTGGTCAACCTCGTAGCAGAGCTGCAAGTGGTACTGGCCTATCTGCTCGCTTGGTTCGATCGCAGCATCGTGGATGGTTGTGTGAAATTAGCCACGTGGCTAGCCAATTTTGCAGGGGAGCGTACTCGACACATGCAGGGCGGCAATGTGCAAAATTATTTGGCTTGGGCGGTTTTTGGTGTGCTGCTCATTTTTTACTTTTTTGAATTAATGACTTGA
- the nuoK gene encoding NADH-quinone oxidoreductase subunit NuoK, translated as MIPIEHYIIFSAILLVIGVVIILVKRSVIMILAGVELVLNAANINLVAFSQNDPNLTGQMMTLFVIVVAVAESAVALAIVYQIFRHQGVSDVDQLNELNG; from the coding sequence ATGATACCGATTGAGCATTATATCATATTTAGTGCAATCCTGTTGGTGATTGGCGTGGTGATCATTTTGGTCAAGCGTAGCGTGATCATGATTCTCGCTGGTGTGGAGCTCGTACTCAATGCCGCCAATATCAACTTGGTAGCTTTCTCACAAAACGACCCCAATCTGACAGGCCAGATGATGACGCTATTTGTGATTGTGGTGGCTGTGGCAGAATCTGCTGTGGCGTTGGCTATCGTGTATCAAATTTTTAGACATCAAGGAGTTTCTGATGTCGATCAACTCAATGAACTCAACGGCTGA
- a CDS encoding NADH-quinone oxidoreductase subunit J family protein, giving the protein MEGIDLNIVAFYILAGFSVFSALGILFAKNIVHAVFLLVLVFLGIAGVFIISNAEFVGVTQIMIYIGGVLILMMFGIMLTHRIDGQRLETQNRGVLLASLLGLALLGILLYPMQEGGFPLHDFGEQEASGFTVTQQIGIHLMTTELVALEITAVLLLMALIGAAYISGLNLKKKRANDTD; this is encoded by the coding sequence GTGGAAGGAATAGATCTAAATATTGTAGCCTTTTATATTCTAGCAGGGTTCTCAGTGTTTTCAGCGCTAGGGATCTTGTTTGCGAAAAACATTGTGCATGCGGTATTCTTACTTGTACTGGTGTTTTTAGGAATTGCTGGGGTGTTTATCATATCTAATGCTGAATTTGTAGGTGTTACGCAGATCATGATTTATATAGGAGGCGTACTCATTCTGATGATGTTTGGTATCATGCTCACCCACCGGATCGACGGGCAAAGATTGGAGACCCAGAATAGGGGAGTACTGTTGGCCAGTTTGTTGGGACTTGCTCTGCTCGGGATACTCCTGTACCCGATGCAGGAAGGTGGATTTCCTTTACATGATTTTGGTGAGCAGGAAGCTTCTGGGTTTACAGTTACACAGCAGATTGGTATTCACCTGATGACCACAGAGCTAGTGGCACTGGAGATTACGGCAGTTTTACTGTTGATGGCTTTGATAGGCGCGGCTTATATATCTGGTTTAAACCTAAAAAAGAAAAGAGCAAATGATACCGATTGA
- a CDS encoding 4Fe-4S binding protein, with protein MKQYFKNIIKTTSSLLYGLKITMRHIWQARESRKPVGVEDKTYFDQKDGIVTLQYPFEQLPVPDTGRYQLHNEIDDCIVCDKCAKVCPVNCIDIEPVRAVEEIGKTSDGTSKRIYPAKFDIDMSKCCFCGLCTVVCPTECLTMTKEYDFSVFDLKEHNFEFGEMSPELIAEKKAEFEAHAAEKEKTKAAAAAAKAAPSQPSSSDEVAAKPKTGAFKPKVKMVKPATGAATTDEAKPAKPAFKPKVKPAAPKAEGDTIDEKPKAAKPIFRPKVKPATNEAPVDLPASDATEKPEASKPVFRPKVKPAAKTEESALEAADKPKAAKPVFRPKVKKASDEEAKPDAEATADKPKAAKPVFRPKIKKKEADEQDLKPEEGTSEVVPEASEKPKAAKPVFRPKIKPKKKD; from the coding sequence TTGAAACAATATTTTAAAAATATTATAAAGACGACATCCTCCCTGCTCTATGGGTTGAAGATCACGATGCGTCATATTTGGCAAGCCAGAGAGTCGCGCAAGCCTGTGGGTGTGGAAGACAAAACGTACTTTGATCAGAAGGATGGTATTGTGACTTTACAATATCCATTTGAACAATTGCCAGTGCCGGATACTGGTCGTTATCAATTGCACAATGAAATAGACGACTGCATTGTCTGTGACAAATGTGCTAAAGTGTGCCCAGTCAACTGTATAGACATTGAACCAGTACGTGCCGTGGAGGAAATCGGCAAAACATCCGACGGTACTTCTAAAAGAATATATCCAGCCAAGTTCGATATCGACATGTCAAAATGTTGTTTCTGTGGTCTTTGTACTGTGGTTTGTCCTACGGAGTGTCTCACCATGACCAAGGAATACGATTTTAGTGTATTTGATCTAAAGGAGCATAATTTCGAATTTGGAGAAATGAGCCCAGAATTGATCGCTGAGAAAAAAGCAGAGTTTGAAGCACATGCTGCTGAAAAAGAAAAGACAAAAGCAGCGGCTGCCGCGGCCAAAGCAGCGCCAAGCCAACCTTCTTCTTCGGATGAAGTAGCGGCCAAACCAAAAACGGGAGCGTTCAAACCAAAGGTGAAAATGGTAAAGCCAGCTACAGGTGCCGCTACTACGGACGAGGCAAAACCAGCCAAGCCAGCATTCAAGCCTAAAGTGAAACCTGCAGCGCCAAAAGCTGAAGGCGATACCATTGATGAAAAACCGAAGGCTGCCAAGCCTATATTTAGACCTAAGGTAAAGCCAGCGACTAATGAAGCACCAGTGGATTTGCCAGCGTCGGATGCTACAGAGAAGCCAGAGGCTAGCAAACCAGTCTTTAGACCGAAAGTAAAACCTGCGGCTAAAACAGAGGAATCAGCATTGGAAGCTGCCGATAAACCAAAGGCCGCTAAACCGGTGTTCAGACCCAAAGTAAAGAAGGCATCTGATGAAGAGGCAAAGCCTGATGCGGAGGCCACAGCAGACAAACCGAAAGCTGCCAAGCCAGTTTTCAGGCCAAAGATTAAAAAGAAGGAAGCTGATGAGCAGGATCTGAAACCAGAAGAAGGTACGTCAGAAGTAGTACCCGAGGCGTCAGAGAAGCCAAAGGCTGCCAAACCAGTATTCAGACCCAAGATCAAACCTAAAAAGAAAGACTAA
- the nuoH gene encoding NADH-quinone oxidoreductase subunit NuoH: MIAFLFYLPFLLFFLLIAVYAERKVSAFIQDRLGPMVVGKYGILQVLADGLKMLQKEDIITKSADKPLFVLAPLVIFLAIFSGFAVLPLTSDIEGSGVETGVYFLMAVVSLDVIGILMAGWGSNSKFSLFGALRAVAQIVSYEIPLGLSILCVVMLTQTLNLQEMSVQQGLLDPENTYGGFLAWNVFKYPMLWVVFIIFFIASLAESNRTPFDLPESESELIGGFHTEYSGFRWGIIMLGEYGMMLLVSLVASVLFFGSWNTPLPNIGAVKLADWTSGTHGTLWADFIGIFWLISKAMVLVFVQMWVRWTYPRVRVDQMMSLSWKYLTPIALVMVFVCGIWKLWIG; the protein is encoded by the coding sequence ATGATAGCGTTTTTATTCTATCTCCCCTTCTTGCTGTTTTTTTTGCTCATAGCGGTCTATGCGGAGCGAAAAGTATCTGCTTTTATACAAGACAGATTGGGTCCTATGGTAGTAGGGAAGTATGGTATTCTTCAGGTTTTGGCCGATGGGCTCAAGATGCTTCAGAAAGAAGATATTATTACAAAATCTGCAGATAAGCCACTATTCGTATTAGCCCCTTTGGTTATATTTTTGGCTATTTTCTCAGGATTTGCCGTGCTGCCGCTCACCTCAGATATAGAAGGGTCAGGAGTGGAGACAGGTGTGTACTTTCTGATGGCAGTCGTCTCATTGGATGTCATTGGCATTCTGATGGCTGGCTGGGGGTCGAATAGTAAATTCTCACTTTTTGGAGCACTCAGAGCTGTAGCTCAGATCGTTTCGTATGAGATACCACTGGGGTTGTCCATTCTTTGTGTGGTCATGCTTACTCAGACCTTGAACCTTCAGGAAATGTCCGTACAGCAAGGGCTGCTAGATCCAGAAAATACTTATGGAGGATTTCTCGCCTGGAATGTGTTTAAATACCCCATGCTGTGGGTCGTATTTATCATCTTTTTTATTGCTTCTTTGGCTGAATCCAATCGGACACCTTTCGACCTTCCAGAATCCGAATCCGAACTTATTGGTGGCTTTCATACCGAGTATTCTGGTTTTCGATGGGGAATCATCATGCTAGGCGAATATGGTATGATGCTCTTGGTATCATTAGTGGCTTCCGTTCTTTTTTTTGGAAGTTGGAATACCCCACTGCCAAACATAGGGGCAGTTAAATTAGCCGACTGGACATCGGGTACACACGGAACTTTATGGGCAGATTTTATTGGAATCTTTTGGCTGATATCTAAAGCCATGGTGCTCGTATTTGTACAAATGTGGGTGAGATGGACTTATCCTCGCGTGAGAGTAGATCAGATGATGTCTTTGAGTTGGAAATACTTGACGCCGATCGCTTTGGTGATGGTGTTTGTTTGTGGCATTTGGAAATTGTGGATAGGCTAA
- the murI gene encoding glutamate racemase, giving the protein MDKNAPIGIFDSGVGGLTVAQAVKRLLPGEDMVYFGDSAHLPYGDKSAATIQAYSIKITDILLARGCKVILIACNSASAAAFDLIKAYVGSKAHVINVIDPVVEHLKTSETHRKVGLIGTLQTVNSKVFESKIQSQGIDVEFHALATPLLVPMIEEGFINNSVSHEIIANYLSDPKLAAIDALILGCTHYPIIKEDIKEFYKSKVELVDSANIVAQSLKQQLKALNLLSDKTKGNDQFLVSDYTPAFEKAARLFFNKEIHLEKYPLWE; this is encoded by the coding sequence TTGGACAAAAACGCACCCATTGGTATATTTGATAGTGGAGTAGGGGGACTTACTGTTGCTCAGGCAGTCAAACGTTTGCTACCAGGAGAAGACATGGTCTATTTTGGTGATAGTGCGCATTTGCCGTATGGAGACAAATCTGCGGCCACCATCCAAGCGTATTCAATTAAGATCACAGACATATTACTCGCAAGAGGGTGCAAGGTGATTCTCATAGCCTGCAATTCTGCCTCAGCTGCTGCATTCGATCTGATCAAAGCCTATGTGGGCAGCAAGGCACACGTCATCAATGTAATAGATCCTGTAGTCGAACATCTCAAGACAAGCGAAACGCATCGTAAAGTAGGACTGATCGGCACCTTACAGACGGTCAACTCCAAGGTGTTTGAATCAAAGATTCAGAGCCAAGGTATTGACGTTGAATTTCATGCATTGGCCACGCCATTGCTGGTGCCGATGATCGAAGAAGGCTTTATCAACAATTCGGTCAGCCACGAGATCATAGCCAATTATCTGAGTGATCCTAAATTGGCAGCTATCGATGCTTTGATTCTGGGTTGCACGCATTACCCCATTATCAAAGAAGACATAAAAGAATTCTACAAAAGCAAGGTAGAATTAGTCGATTCTGCTAATATTGTAGCTCAAAGCTTAAAACAGCAATTAAAGGCCCTGAATTTACTAAGCGACAAAACAAAAGGTAATGATCAATTTCTCGTATCAGATTACACCCCAGCTTTTGAAAAAGCAGCCCGCCTTTTCTTCAACAAGGAAATTCACCTTGAGAAGTACCCTCTCTGGGAGTAA
- a CDS encoding glycosyltransferase family A protein: protein MNTQIPIVVSLTSIQSRLNYVSKAIESILNQDVKADRVLLWLSEEPHLLDEGVREIPESLKSLERRGLEIHWTKNTGPYRKLIPTAKLMNRDHCLIVTADDDVLYPSNWLQGLIGEYQKNQDCVICYRGRIISHEESLLNKIIGKRKLKPYSKWTRTHEIEDMRELGPSLMIFPTGKDGVLYPSQRLHEELFNKSIYMNMAPTNDDIWFKAMTMITDTKVKCIEGHQDFSEIEETRDATLFRTGGNRKNNDRMIYEIFDRYNLLP, encoded by the coding sequence TTGAATACCCAGATACCTATTGTTGTCAGCCTTACTTCTATACAATCTCGTCTCAATTACGTGAGCAAGGCCATTGAGTCTATTTTAAATCAAGATGTAAAAGCTGATCGTGTATTATTGTGGTTGTCTGAAGAACCACATTTGCTCGATGAAGGTGTGCGAGAAATACCGGAGAGCTTGAAAAGTCTTGAACGCCGAGGGTTGGAAATTCACTGGACCAAAAACACTGGGCCTTACCGAAAGCTGATTCCAACAGCTAAGCTCATGAATCGAGACCATTGCTTAATTGTGACGGCTGATGATGACGTGCTCTACCCAAGTAATTGGCTGCAAGGTTTGATAGGTGAATATCAAAAAAATCAAGATTGTGTTATATGTTATCGAGGGAGAATTATTAGTCACGAGGAGAGTTTGCTTAATAAGATAATAGGTAAAAGGAAACTCAAACCTTACTCAAAATGGACTAGAACACATGAAATAGAGGATATGCGTGAGCTGGGGCCAAGTCTCATGATCTTCCCTACTGGCAAAGACGGCGTGTTGTACCCGAGCCAAAGACTGCACGAAGAGCTTTTTAATAAGTCTATTTATATGAATATGGCACCTACCAATGATGACATTTGGTTTAAAGCTATGACCATGATTACTGATACTAAAGTGAAGTGTATCGAAGGGCATCAAGACTTTTCGGAAATAGAAGAAACTAGAGATGCTACCTTATTCAGGACGGGAGGAAATAGAAAAAATAACGATCGTATGATTTACGAAATTTTTGACCGGTACAACTTGCTACCATGA
- a CDS encoding glycosyltransferase: MFCLVDCNNFWSPSGGGVRRYHLEKLKYYKQRPEIRYVFVMHDERTYTEQVGENTFVEHLKVPKVMGNWEYRYLIRASVLAPLLVKLDPDVIEVGSPYFMPKVVNAIVKKYTLKAKVFGFWHADFPVTYVRRFLGGWPFGLASKGESIAWRHARNHYNTMSGVLASSQLIIRRMQRHGMQRVHFVPLGVDQINFHPERRDPQLVSDLKAGESERLVLFFPHRFCHEKGLSLLLAAYPMICQQLAHAPALVLAGMGPDLMRVKQATQDYTHVHYLGFVDGVEQMATYYASADLGFALSAWETFGLSLVEALSAGLPLIAANDGAAKEHIEKSGAGYILENLTPEGLCDKIVTFAKDLNKDIMKLKARQYAAQLSWDNCFDTQLRLYQS, translated from the coding sequence ATGTTTTGTCTAGTTGATTGCAATAATTTTTGGAGTCCCAGTGGAGGCGGTGTGCGTAGGTATCACTTAGAGAAACTTAAATATTACAAGCAACGTCCTGAAATAAGGTACGTTTTTGTGATGCATGACGAGCGAACCTATACGGAGCAAGTGGGTGAAAATACTTTTGTAGAGCACCTCAAAGTACCTAAAGTAATGGGCAACTGGGAATACAGATATTTAATTAGAGCGTCTGTTTTAGCTCCTTTGCTGGTCAAACTTGACCCTGATGTGATCGAAGTGGGATCACCATATTTTATGCCTAAGGTGGTAAATGCCATAGTGAAGAAATATACACTGAAAGCTAAAGTATTTGGGTTTTGGCATGCTGACTTTCCGGTGACTTATGTGCGTCGGTTTTTGGGAGGCTGGCCGTTTGGACTGGCCAGTAAGGGTGAGTCCATCGCATGGAGACATGCCCGTAATCATTATAACACCATGTCGGGTGTACTGGCTTCGAGCCAATTGATCATTCGTAGAATGCAGCGTCACGGAATGCAGCGAGTACATTTTGTGCCGCTAGGTGTGGATCAAATAAACTTTCATCCAGAGAGAAGAGACCCTCAGTTGGTCAGTGATTTGAAAGCTGGAGAATCAGAGCGACTGGTGCTTTTCTTTCCGCACAGGTTTTGTCATGAAAAAGGATTGAGTTTGCTGCTTGCAGCCTACCCGATGATTTGTCAGCAGTTGGCACATGCTCCTGCACTCGTTTTGGCTGGCATGGGGCCTGATTTGATGCGTGTAAAGCAGGCAACTCAGGACTATACCCATGTGCATTACTTGGGTTTTGTGGATGGAGTGGAGCAAATGGCTACCTATTATGCCAGTGCCGATTTGGGATTTGCACTCAGCGCATGGGAAACTTTTGGATTGTCGCTGGTGGAGGCACTGAGCGCAGGACTACCGCTTATTGCGGCTAATGATGGTGCGGCTAAAGAGCATATCGAAAAGTCTGGGGCTGGATATATATTGGAAAACCTGACTCCAGAAGGCTTGTGTGATAAAATTGTGACGTTTGCCAAAGACCTAAATAAGGACATAATGAAGCTTAAGGCTAGACAATATGCCGCTCAGTTGAGTTGGGACAATTGCTTTGATACGCAGCTTCGTCTGTATCAGTCTTGA